A genomic stretch from Spongiibacter nanhainus includes:
- a CDS encoding biotin/lipoyl-containing protein, with amino-acid sequence MIELRIPLDWWSGEQEGVLTAWHVDDGQPVRAGDVIADIGVEKAQMEMEASSSGTLVHKVGEGEVLAAGQLIGIIEPD; translated from the coding sequence ATGATCGAATTGAGAATCCCCCTGGATTGGTGGTCGGGTGAGCAAGAGGGTGTGTTAACGGCCTGGCATGTCGACGATGGTCAGCCGGTGCGTGCCGGCGATGTGATCGCCGATATTGGCGTTGAGAAGGCGCAAATGGAAATGGAGGCAAGCAGTAGTGGCACGCTTGTACACAAAGTCGGCGAAGGTGAGGTGCTGGCAGCGGGTCAGCTGATCGGAATCATTGAGCCGGATTAA
- a CDS encoding alpha-ketoacid dehydrogenase subunit beta, giving the protein MSGQVQGPRVPFHKAVSEALKWEMENDENVFVMGEDVGALGSIFQTTAGLHQQFGEERVRDTPISESGFVSAAVGAAMSGMKPVVELMFNDFIGVCLDPLYNMAAKNAYHSGGGQAVPLVLMTSVGGGYCDGSQHSQSLYATFCHMPGMKVVAPSNAYDARGLMHAAIEDPNPVIYMFHKMLVGLGWYGSVKMASIPVPNERFTVPIGKAQVKREGTDITLVGWGVTLHYALQAAESLSDSGISAEVIDLRSLVPLDMETIMASLEKTGRLIVVDEDYKNCGVAGEVLARISESNLSALRSSPRRICFPDIPIPFARPMEQFARPSAEKIVGTAIAMLEAA; this is encoded by the coding sequence ATGTCGGGACAAGTTCAAGGCCCTCGGGTGCCTTTTCACAAGGCAGTCAGTGAGGCGCTCAAATGGGAAATGGAAAACGACGAAAACGTCTTCGTTATGGGTGAGGATGTCGGAGCGCTGGGGTCGATTTTTCAGACTACGGCTGGTCTTCATCAGCAGTTTGGCGAGGAGCGAGTGAGGGATACCCCGATCTCGGAATCCGGGTTCGTGTCAGCGGCCGTAGGTGCCGCAATGAGTGGCATGAAACCGGTCGTCGAGTTGATGTTTAACGACTTCATCGGCGTGTGTTTGGACCCGCTTTACAACATGGCAGCCAAGAATGCCTATCACAGCGGCGGTGGGCAAGCCGTGCCATTGGTCTTGATGACCAGTGTCGGCGGTGGCTATTGCGATGGCTCCCAGCACTCACAAAGCTTGTATGCCACATTTTGTCATATGCCGGGAATGAAGGTTGTGGCGCCAAGTAATGCCTACGATGCCAGGGGCTTGATGCATGCCGCCATTGAAGATCCCAACCCGGTCATATACATGTTTCACAAAATGTTGGTGGGCCTGGGCTGGTATGGCTCAGTCAAAATGGCTTCTATACCGGTACCCAATGAGCGCTTTACCGTACCGATCGGTAAAGCCCAGGTAAAGCGCGAAGGAACAGATATCACCCTGGTGGGTTGGGGAGTGACCTTGCACTATGCCTTGCAGGCTGCGGAGAGCTTGAGTGACAGTGGCATAAGCGCGGAGGTGATTGATCTAAGGAGTTTGGTGCCGCTGGATATGGAAACCATCATGGCCTCTCTGGAGAAAACCGGGCGGCTTATTGTGGTGGACGAAGACTACAAGAACTGCGGTGTGGCTGGAGAAGTGTTGGCGCGTATCTCGGAGTCGAATTTGTCGGCATTGCGGTCGTCGCCACGGCGGATTTGCTTTCCAGATATTCCGATTCCGTTTGCAAGACCCATGGAGCAGTTTGCCAGGCCAAGTGCCGAGAAAATTGTAGGCACTGCCATCGCCATGCTGGAGGCCGCGTAA
- a CDS encoding thiamine pyrophosphate-dependent dehydrogenase E1 component subunit alpha has product MESPSKDQLEWMYSKMVLAREYEEMMKRVYLEGKVPVFDMSAGPLPGEMHISSGQEPCAVGVAVHLSAADWMVASHRSHHQAIAKNVDLAAMTAEILGKESGLGGGRGGHMHLSDPKVRFTSTGIVGQALGIAGGHALASKMKGTSDVAVGCIGEGGANQGVFHEAMNLAALWKLPLICVIEDNRWGVSVAKDKSTSVSKNSDRAIAYGCYGEYVSGNDVWAVFEAAGRAVERARKGLGPTILEIETYRLEGHFVGDGEAYVPEDQKRDREDIDPINVMARRLVDEGTFSADYLESILATCKEQVDAVERYAREQADAKPSDALRHVFVEA; this is encoded by the coding sequence ATGGAAAGTCCAAGTAAAGATCAGCTCGAGTGGATGTATAGCAAGATGGTGTTGGCGCGCGAATACGAGGAAATGATGAAGCGCGTTTACTTAGAGGGCAAGGTTCCAGTCTTTGATATGTCGGCCGGGCCTTTGCCAGGCGAAATGCATATTTCATCCGGGCAGGAACCCTGCGCCGTTGGCGTGGCGGTGCATTTATCCGCGGCCGATTGGATGGTGGCCTCCCACCGCTCCCATCATCAGGCCATTGCCAAAAATGTGGATTTGGCGGCGATGACAGCGGAAATCCTTGGCAAGGAATCCGGGCTGGGGGGAGGGCGCGGAGGTCATATGCACCTCTCCGATCCGAAGGTTCGGTTTACCTCTACGGGCATTGTTGGCCAGGCACTGGGTATTGCGGGTGGCCACGCTCTGGCGTCAAAGATGAAGGGCACCAGCGACGTTGCAGTGGGCTGTATCGGCGAGGGCGGCGCAAACCAGGGTGTTTTTCATGAGGCGATGAACTTGGCGGCACTGTGGAAATTGCCGTTAATTTGCGTGATTGAAGACAATCGCTGGGGGGTATCGGTCGCCAAGGACAAGTCTACGTCGGTATCCAAAAATTCGGATCGGGCCATTGCATACGGATGCTATGGCGAATATGTCAGCGGGAATGATGTCTGGGCGGTATTCGAGGCCGCCGGCCGTGCCGTTGAGCGAGCACGCAAAGGCTTGGGCCCGACAATTCTGGAGATTGAGACATATCGGCTGGAGGGGCACTTTGTTGGCGATGGCGAGGCCTATGTTCCGGAGGACCAGAAACGAGACCGGGAGGATATCGATCCCATCAACGTTATGGCGCGTCGCTTGGTCGATGAGGGAACGTTCTCCGCGGATTATCTGGAATCGATACTGGCAACCTGCAAAGAGCAAGTGGACGCTGTTGAGCGTTATGCCCGGGAGCAGGCGGACGCTAAGCCGAGCGATGCGCTCAGACACGTTTTTGTAGAAGCATAA
- a CDS encoding aromatic ring-hydroxylating oxygenase subunit alpha, producing MSKSYLAKGPATIIDTDAQAVDPTKKGERAAPVPKMLVGMDKYWSKDIATQEDEKIFAKTWLCAGRESDVQDVGDWFKFDIGYESIIVVKSTDGVIRAFYNVCQHRGAQLVVDDAGNASKFVCGFHSWTWMNTGELHRIADEETFASEMICDRPGLQPVALDMWSGFIFISLDPNPPPLHSYLTPLPEQLSAYRMEDMVLISDVCVEWNVNWKTALDAFMEGYHIHRRHPEGLGWIEDYHLQHDFFDNGHSRMILPVPVKSKRLKDQHALNDELRAMLSEVGLSPESYEGKAGLIRPALQQRKREWAKEVGLDFSGYSDSQLTDDWNYFVFPNMTFNAHAEGVLVMRFFPNESDPEKCYYHVSVLAHRVDDPNYRMPRYMGAPDIDLSGEVPRPPRIKLKHGEASLSQVLDQDAEFVPRVQKGMKSRGFKGQRLSHQEMRMQAFYEEYDRYMRGK from the coding sequence ATGTCGAAAAGCTATTTGGCCAAGGGCCCGGCGACGATTATTGACACAGACGCCCAGGCCGTTGACCCAACCAAAAAAGGTGAGCGGGCCGCGCCAGTACCAAAAATGCTTGTCGGGATGGATAAATACTGGTCGAAAGACATAGCCACCCAGGAAGACGAAAAGATCTTTGCCAAAACCTGGCTGTGCGCTGGCCGGGAGTCCGATGTCCAGGACGTGGGCGACTGGTTTAAATTTGATATCGGCTACGAGAGCATCATAGTCGTCAAAAGTACCGATGGTGTGATCCGGGCATTTTACAATGTGTGCCAGCACCGAGGTGCTCAACTGGTGGTGGATGATGCAGGCAATGCCAGCAAATTTGTCTGCGGTTTTCACAGCTGGACCTGGATGAATACTGGCGAGCTCCACCGCATCGCCGATGAGGAGACCTTCGCCAGCGAGATGATTTGCGACAGGCCGGGTTTGCAGCCTGTTGCGCTGGATATGTGGTCAGGATTTATCTTTATTTCGCTGGATCCTAATCCTCCGCCGTTGCATTCCTACCTTACTCCTCTCCCTGAACAACTCTCTGCTTATCGCATGGAAGATATGGTGCTGATCAGTGATGTGTGTGTCGAGTGGAATGTGAACTGGAAGACGGCCTTGGATGCGTTTATGGAAGGCTACCATATTCATCGTCGACACCCTGAAGGGCTGGGCTGGATCGAAGACTATCACTTACAGCATGATTTTTTTGATAACGGCCACTCCAGAATGATTTTGCCTGTGCCGGTAAAAAGCAAACGCCTAAAAGATCAGCATGCATTGAACGATGAGTTGCGGGCCATGCTTAGCGAAGTGGGATTGTCACCAGAATCCTATGAGGGTAAGGCTGGGCTGATTCGCCCCGCACTTCAACAGCGAAAGCGGGAGTGGGCAAAGGAAGTGGGCCTTGATTTTTCGGGATACTCCGATAGTCAGCTCACCGATGACTGGAACTATTTTGTGTTCCCCAATATGACCTTCAACGCCCACGCCGAAGGGGTTTTGGTGATGCGCTTCTTCCCCAACGAAAGTGATCCTGAAAAATGTTACTACCACGTATCCGTGCTGGCTCACCGGGTTGACGATCCCAACTATCGGATGCCCAGGTATATGGGTGCGCCGGACATCGATTTATCCGGCGAGGTTCCCCGGCCCCCGCGGATCAAGCTTAAACACGGTGAGGCGAGTTTAAGTCAGGTTCTGGATCAGGATGCTGAGTTTGTCCCGCGCGTTCAAAAAGGAATGAAGTCCAGGGGCTTCAAGGGGCAGCGGCTTTCCCATCAGGAGATGCGTATGCAGGCCTTTTACGAAGAATACGATCGATATATGCGGGGTAAATAG
- a CDS encoding TonB-dependent receptor: protein MFKRLCLIPILMLFYHGFVVAQSPAVTSDEKQDDVASTQSVKRNKGYIEEVIVTVQRREQSLQDVPVTVSVFSGDDLVSANISESHGLQLKTPGMVYNSQGGYAHIYIRGIGSDGTIPTSEGSIATFLDGVYNPNANSSIQHFADVQRVEVLKGPQGTLFGRNTTGGAINITTKKPAQEFEASMALLGGSYERRGVDMYVSGPLGDALSASVSAYYDESESYYTSINPAAPPVVDNEDYGGRVKILLDISDKLSAQLTGYLTEHYGADTTVGNSFRTSLLTEAAGGRVETSNKPYKTNADRGPYFNEFRTTGVDLKLNYIADSFEFKSITAMLDTDNSGFIELDYTEADLEEVPVPKAFTYTWSQELQLSGDLWNDSLHYLVGAFYLESEGGFDPLEISLGPTAVFDATLVDLIDGTAIGELLGGIIGDGFPDAATLRTFGIIETEASAVFTNLSWQLTDTFSLSAGLRYSSETRFVTESRTEVRLLSLESVSPTLLSSPPQDKTWDAWTPMASVEWRPRDTLYYFKYSEGFKSGNYNPVLILEPVTPVEPEFIKAYEIGLKGEFFDRSLRFNFAGFFYNYDDLQVQIVSLVNSGTARLENAGNAQVYGAEAQLAFAPIEQLRFNLGASWMESEYKEYVGTGYDQTTGLAFTGDFSGNELNRAPSLTVSGDVTTHFYFGDDRLEAGVSIYHASGWYFDAQNTFEQEPFTVLGGHISYELIPSNIKLSLIGSNLTSTEYLKNALLHDFGVSGTYAPPRQIVGRIDIEF from the coding sequence ATGTTTAAGAGACTATGCCTGATACCGATATTGATGCTGTTCTACCACGGCTTTGTGGTGGCGCAGTCGCCAGCGGTCACAAGTGATGAAAAACAGGATGATGTTGCCAGTACCCAAAGCGTAAAAAGAAACAAAGGGTACATAGAAGAAGTCATTGTAACGGTGCAGAGGAGAGAGCAGAGCCTGCAGGATGTGCCGGTAACGGTATCTGTCTTCTCGGGTGACGATCTGGTCAGTGCCAATATATCCGAAAGTCACGGTTTGCAGCTAAAAACGCCGGGCATGGTATACAACAGCCAGGGTGGCTATGCGCATATTTATATCAGGGGCATCGGTTCGGATGGCACGATCCCCACCTCTGAAGGTTCGATAGCCACATTTCTTGATGGCGTGTACAACCCCAATGCCAACTCGTCTATCCAACACTTTGCCGATGTCCAGCGTGTCGAGGTGCTAAAGGGTCCGCAAGGCACGTTATTTGGCCGCAATACTACTGGTGGTGCGATAAATATCACCACCAAAAAGCCGGCACAAGAATTTGAGGCCTCGATGGCTTTGCTGGGCGGAAGTTATGAGCGACGGGGAGTGGACATGTACGTATCCGGTCCCCTCGGTGATGCGTTAAGTGCCTCAGTATCCGCCTATTACGACGAAAGCGAATCGTACTACACATCGATTAACCCAGCCGCTCCACCTGTTGTCGATAATGAAGATTACGGTGGCCGCGTTAAGATTTTGCTTGATATTAGCGACAAGTTATCGGCACAGCTGACGGGCTATCTGACAGAACATTACGGTGCCGATACCACAGTAGGGAATAGTTTCAGGACGTCGTTGCTGACGGAGGCGGCAGGCGGCCGGGTGGAAACCTCCAATAAACCTTACAAGACCAATGCTGACCGCGGGCCGTACTTCAATGAATTTCGCACCACAGGGGTGGACCTGAAACTCAACTACATCGCGGACTCATTTGAGTTCAAGTCGATAACAGCAATGCTAGACACCGATAATTCAGGGTTTATCGAGCTGGATTATACCGAAGCTGACCTTGAAGAAGTGCCGGTTCCAAAAGCGTTTACCTATACTTGGTCGCAAGAGTTGCAGCTCAGCGGCGATCTGTGGAACGACAGCCTTCACTACCTGGTTGGTGCGTTCTATCTTGAGTCGGAGGGTGGCTTTGATCCTCTGGAAATATCCTTGGGACCGACCGCCGTCTTCGATGCGACCCTGGTTGATCTCATTGACGGTACCGCGATTGGCGAATTACTGGGCGGAATAATCGGTGATGGCTTTCCTGATGCGGCAACCTTGCGAACCTTTGGCATTATCGAGACCGAAGCCTCCGCTGTTTTTACCAACTTATCCTGGCAGCTAACGGATACCTTTTCGCTTAGCGCCGGACTTCGCTATTCCAGCGAGACCCGTTTTGTCACTGAATCCCGAACTGAGGTCAGGCTGCTGAGCCTGGAGTCTGTATCTCCGACCCTTCTGTCATCGCCCCCTCAGGACAAGACCTGGGATGCCTGGACGCCTATGGCGTCGGTGGAGTGGCGGCCCCGGGATACGCTGTATTACTTCAAGTACTCCGAGGGCTTTAAGTCGGGTAACTACAATCCGGTTCTTATCCTGGAGCCTGTCACTCCCGTTGAGCCTGAGTTTATTAAAGCCTATGAAATAGGCCTTAAGGGCGAGTTCTTCGACCGAAGTCTGCGGTTTAACTTCGCTGGCTTTTTCTATAACTACGATGACCTGCAAGTACAAATCGTGTCGCTGGTGAATTCCGGTACCGCCAGGCTGGAGAATGCGGGCAATGCACAAGTATATGGCGCAGAAGCGCAGTTGGCCTTCGCGCCTATTGAACAGCTGCGATTTAATCTCGGCGCCAGCTGGATGGAGTCCGAGTACAAAGAGTATGTGGGTACCGGCTACGACCAAACTACCGGCTTGGCGTTTACAGGCGATTTCTCCGGCAATGAACTAAATCGAGCGCCCTCTTTGACTGTCTCAGGTGATGTGACCACTCACTTTTATTTTGGCGATGATCGATTAGAAGCTGGTGTCTCTATCTATCACGCCAGTGGTTGGTATTTTGATGCGCAGAATACCTTTGAGCAGGAGCCATTCACGGTTTTAGGCGGCCATATTTCCTACGAGCTGATTCCCTCCAATATCAAACTGTCGCTTATCGGTTCAAACCTCACCAGTACTGAATACTTAAAAAATGCGCTGCTTCACGACTTTGGCGTGAGTGGGACCTATGCGCCACCTCGTCAAATCGTCGGACGAATCGATATTGAGTTCTAG
- a CDS encoding class I adenylate-forming enzyme family protein, which yields MFAITQPLRRAAKLWPSSPALLREEGALTWKELEAGVAKFAQFLRDFGVSKGDRVAILSQNSESFFQFYMAAPWADVIMVSINTRWSEEEMLTALDDSGAIILLVDQHFDATGQALLARSEVIRQVVNIEHESCLSAMSGLSPLSDSGRSDDETVALFYTGGTTGRSKGVMLNSVGLLTTGLQVQAHSGLDHSAVVLHVAPFFHMAAGGIIYATLLAGASSVILPAFVPSVVAQAIQQHSVTHILLVPTMIEMLLYDPSFSSYDLSSLRRIVYGSSPMPESLLRLAMDRLPGVEFTQFYGMTELSPVATVLPPEDHQEACAFPSRLRSAGVPIQLADLRIVDDQGDEVPRGEVGEVTVAGPSVMQGYWNNPDATAAAIRHGYMHTGDAGYCDEHGYLYLVDRIKDMIISGGENVYSTEVEQAVYQYPGVQECAVVGVPDSRWGESVCAVIYPEAGCTIDEPTIKEFCATKIANYKCPKKVVIASEPLPKTAAGKIAKTEIRKWVR from the coding sequence ATGTTTGCAATCACCCAACCACTGCGCCGCGCGGCAAAGCTCTGGCCTTCATCCCCGGCCTTGTTGCGGGAAGAGGGCGCGCTGACCTGGAAGGAATTGGAAGCGGGGGTGGCGAAGTTTGCGCAATTTTTGCGGGACTTCGGGGTGAGTAAAGGTGATCGGGTCGCGATCCTGTCGCAAAACAGCGAGTCGTTCTTTCAGTTTTACATGGCCGCCCCCTGGGCCGATGTGATTATGGTGTCTATCAACACTCGCTGGTCAGAAGAAGAAATGCTCACCGCGCTGGATGATAGCGGCGCCATAATATTGCTTGTGGACCAGCATTTCGACGCTACAGGTCAGGCTCTGCTGGCTAGGTCAGAGGTCATTCGGCAAGTGGTGAATATCGAGCATGAAAGCTGCCTGTCGGCTATGTCGGGCCTGTCGCCATTGAGTGATTCCGGACGCAGTGACGACGAAACAGTGGCTCTGTTCTATACAGGGGGTACCACTGGGCGGTCCAAGGGGGTCATGCTGAATTCGGTGGGCTTGTTGACCACAGGCCTTCAGGTGCAGGCTCACTCCGGCCTGGATCATTCAGCGGTGGTTCTGCACGTGGCGCCATTTTTTCATATGGCGGCGGGTGGCATCATTTACGCCACCCTTCTGGCGGGGGCGAGTTCGGTTATCTTGCCGGCATTTGTACCCTCTGTGGTGGCACAGGCAATACAGCAGCATAGTGTGACTCACATTCTGTTAGTGCCCACCATGATCGAGATGCTGCTTTATGATCCGTCGTTCTCCAGCTATGACTTGAGTAGTCTGCGTCGTATCGTCTATGGGTCGTCGCCTATGCCGGAATCTCTGCTCCGCTTGGCCATGGATCGCTTGCCTGGGGTCGAATTTACGCAATTTTATGGTATGACGGAATTGTCTCCCGTAGCCACGGTGCTCCCGCCGGAGGATCATCAAGAAGCCTGCGCCTTCCCATCGAGGCTGAGGTCGGCGGGAGTTCCCATCCAGCTGGCCGACTTACGGATCGTGGATGATCAAGGGGATGAAGTTCCCCGCGGTGAGGTGGGAGAGGTGACCGTCGCTGGTCCGTCGGTGATGCAGGGTTACTGGAACAACCCTGATGCCACCGCAGCGGCGATACGCCATGGCTATATGCATACCGGAGATGCCGGTTACTGCGACGAGCATGGATATCTTTACTTGGTGGACCGAATTAAAGATATGATCATCTCTGGTGGTGAAAATGTCTATTCCACCGAGGTTGAGCAGGCGGTATATCAATATCCCGGCGTTCAAGAGTGTGCAGTTGTCGGTGTGCCGGATAGTCGATGGGGCGAAAGCGTTTGTGCGGTTATTTACCCCGAGGCTGGCTGTACTATTGATGAGCCTACAATAAAAGAGTTCTGTGCCACCAAGATCGCCAATTATAAATGCCCTAAAAAAGTTGTTATTGCCAGCGAACCGTTGCCAAAGACCGCGGCAGGAAAAATCGCTAAAACTGAAATAAGAAAATGGGTGCGATAA
- a CDS encoding ArsR/SmtB family transcription factor → MSELPNTVSAIAPLEDTLLQLCKAGGDALRLQVLRVLSRDAYTVQELCHILDSRQSGLSHHLKILLSAGLVTKRREGNSLFYRRTYRASHPQLFALQQQLLSSVDQLELSPGLEARLDQVIDERSARSQAFFAQYAGQFQAQQEQMVAFEVYGQSTAELLANSQPQGGDLAVEVGPGDGAFLPELARRYQRVVAIDNSAAMLDKAKETVSQQGLDNVHCQLDSTDIAPASADCVVANMVLHHVPSPVDIFREVATWLKPGGLLCVTELCRHDQNWAREACGDLWLGFEPDDLSEWAAASGFSDGPGVYLAQLNGFRVQVRQFINTAA, encoded by the coding sequence ATGAGTGAACTGCCGAATACCGTCAGCGCAATTGCGCCCCTGGAAGATACCCTGCTGCAACTGTGCAAAGCGGGCGGGGATGCACTTCGCCTGCAGGTATTGCGGGTGCTAAGCCGGGACGCCTATACCGTCCAGGAGCTGTGCCACATCCTCGACAGTCGGCAGTCGGGGCTGAGTCACCATTTGAAGATATTGCTCAGCGCGGGGCTGGTCACCAAGCGCCGGGAAGGCAACAGCCTGTTTTATCGGCGCACCTACCGGGCGAGTCATCCACAGCTTTTTGCACTGCAACAGCAGTTATTGAGCAGCGTCGATCAGCTGGAGCTGAGCCCGGGTTTGGAGGCACGGCTGGACCAGGTAATCGACGAGCGTTCAGCTCGCTCCCAGGCCTTTTTTGCCCAATACGCCGGGCAATTTCAGGCCCAGCAGGAGCAGATGGTGGCCTTTGAGGTATACGGCCAAAGTACCGCGGAGCTGCTGGCTAACAGTCAGCCCCAGGGCGGCGATCTGGCGGTGGAAGTGGGGCCCGGCGATGGCGCTTTTCTGCCAGAGTTGGCCAGGCGCTATCAGCGCGTTGTCGCCATCGACAACAGCGCCGCGATGCTGGACAAGGCCAAAGAGACGGTCAGTCAGCAGGGACTGGACAATGTGCACTGCCAACTGGACAGCACTGACATTGCCCCGGCCAGCGCCGACTGTGTCGTGGCCAATATGGTTTTGCACCATGTTCCCTCGCCGGTGGATATTTTTCGGGAAGTGGCAACTTGGCTGAAACCCGGCGGGTTGTTGTGCGTGACGGAATTGTGCCGCCACGACCAAAACTGGGCCCGAGAGGCCTGCGGCGACTTGTGGCTGGGTTTTGAGCCCGACGACCTGAGCGAGTGGGCGGCGGCGAGTGGCTTTAGCGATGGCCCCGGGGTCTACTTAGCCCAGCTCAATGGCTTTCGAGTACAAGTTCGACAATTTATTAATACAGCGGCCTAA
- the metK gene encoding methionine adenosyltransferase yields the protein MSDYSLFTSESVSEGHPDKMADQISDAVLDAIIARDKYARVAVESLVKTGMAIVAGELTTSCYVDLEDIIRDVITGIGYDSSDVGFDGASCAVLNAIGKQSVDINQGVDRAKPEDQGAGDQGLMFGYATNETESLMPAPLFYSHRLVERQAKLRKEGVLPWLRPDAKSQVTLRYDGGKPVAIDAVVLSTQHDPDISQSNLQEAVLEEIIRPVLPAEWLHADTRFHINPTGKFVIGGPVGDCGLTGRKIIVDTYGGMARHGGGAFSGKDPSKVDRSAAYAGRYVAKNIVAAGLADRCEIQVSYAIGVAEPTSVSINTFGTGKVSEEKLAAAVREVFDLRPYGITKMLDLLHPVYQPTAAYGHFGREPYEYTYNFTENGEQRSETAIAFSWEKTDKAEALKAAV from the coding sequence ATGTCTGACTACAGTTTATTTACTTCGGAGTCGGTGTCCGAGGGCCACCCCGACAAAATGGCCGACCAGATTTCCGATGCCGTGTTGGACGCCATCATTGCCCGGGACAAATACGCCCGGGTGGCGGTGGAGTCATTGGTTAAGACCGGGATGGCCATCGTCGCCGGCGAGCTGACCACCTCCTGTTATGTCGATCTGGAAGACATCATCCGCGACGTGATCACCGGCATTGGCTACGATAGCTCTGACGTCGGCTTCGACGGGGCCAGTTGTGCGGTATTGAACGCGATTGGCAAACAGTCGGTGGATATTAATCAAGGCGTCGATCGGGCCAAGCCCGAGGACCAAGGCGCCGGCGACCAGGGCCTGATGTTTGGCTACGCCACCAACGAAACCGAATCGCTGATGCCCGCGCCGCTGTTCTACTCCCACCGCTTGGTGGAGCGCCAAGCCAAACTGCGCAAAGAGGGCGTACTGCCCTGGCTGCGACCGGACGCCAAAAGCCAGGTGACCCTGCGTTACGACGGCGGCAAACCGGTCGCCATTGATGCGGTGGTCCTGTCCACTCAGCACGACCCCGATATCAGTCAAAGTAACCTGCAGGAAGCGGTACTGGAAGAAATCATCCGCCCGGTACTGCCCGCCGAGTGGCTCCATGCTGACACCCGCTTCCATATCAACCCCACCGGCAAGTTTGTGATCGGTGGACCGGTCGGCGACTGCGGCCTGACCGGGCGTAAGATCATCGTTGACACCTATGGCGGCATGGCCCGTCACGGCGGTGGCGCTTTCTCCGGCAAGGACCCCTCCAAGGTGGATCGCAGCGCCGCTTATGCAGGCCGTTACGTCGCTAAAAACATTGTCGCCGCTGGGCTTGCCGACCGCTGTGAAATCCAGGTGAGCTACGCCATTGGCGTGGCAGAGCCCACCTCGGTCTCCATCAATACCTTTGGTACCGGCAAAGTCAGCGAGGAAAAACTGGCCGCCGCCGTGCGTGAAGTCTTCGACTTGCGCCCCTACGGCATCACCAAAATGCTCGACCTGCTGCACCCGGTTTACCAGCCCACAGCAGCCTACGGTCACTTCGGGCGCGAGCCTTACGAATATACCTATAACTTCACCGAAAACGGTGAACAACGCAGCGAAACAGCGATTGCCTTTAGCTGGGAAAAGACCGACAAGGCCGAAGCACTGAAAGCCGCCGTATAA